One window from the genome of Alnus glutinosa chromosome 13, dhAlnGlut1.1, whole genome shotgun sequence encodes:
- the LOC133855056 gene encoding disease resistance protein RPM1-like, translated as MAEIVVTFVLDKLTALMQEEVQLLKGVKEETIWIADELENMKAFLRTADEMEERSPQLDVWVKQVRDVAYDIEDVLDEYRLVVELTNPPGNDLNACLSIIVSSMRNLKARHHIASEIHQIKSRFESISEGRQRFQGETTIVDTKITAETRQDRRQDALLLEEADLVGIEKPKKQLISWLVQDDSGREVVSVVGMGGLGKTTLVKKVYDDAQVKLQFKYRAWVTVSQSFKMEDLLKDMVRQLYKVKRKPVPQGMDSMSTDQLRTKIKNFLQHKRYLVVLDDVWHMDDWDAVKHTLPNNSCSRVMLTTRNSEVASVSCKEFNGNVYPLNPLSREESWTLFCRKTFWDNSCPPDLKSTAESILGRCEGLPLAIVAISGVLGTKNRIDEWDLIQRSLADELKENVRLNSMKKILLLSYHDLPYCLKSCFLYFSIFPESHLIDKMRLIRLWIAEGFVKEKEGMVLEEVAEGYLYELLNRSLIQVAGTTSEGRIKTCRIHDLLHEIIISKSSDQNFATIARGGQNMMWPDKVRRLSIHKATQDVPETKSNSRLRSLLMFQRVESSLSKSSKSLLFPPDFRLLNLLDLQGAPLAIFPNEITKLFHLKYLSLRETKIEIIPSSIGNLQNLETFDLKHTGVTTLPAEISRLQKLRHLLVYRYEIESYVHFNCKYGFKAMAQTGRLRFLQKLGIIEADHGGDDMMKELGRLDQLRRLVIVKLRRENGAALCSSINLLTNLRALSITSAKEDEIIDLESLSFPPPFLQRIYLTGCLEKLPYWISSLHSLAKVSLKWSQLKVDPLESLQGLPNLVHLEFLQVYEGEILQFKAEGFQRLKVLGLDKLDALKTVTVEMGAMPFLEKLILQRCKSLHRLPSGIEHLSKLKLVEFFDMPNELVLSIHPEIEGGDYWKVVHVPEINSTYWRDGAWDVYSLDRSSEGEGSAPTRSHELPPYWK; from the coding sequence ATGGCTGAAATTGTGGTTACCTTTGTACTTGACAAGCTGACGGCCTTGATGCAAGAAGAGGTGCAACTACTGAAGGGGGTGAAGGAAGAAACCATTTGGATCGCAGACGAACTGGAGAACATGAAGGCCTTCCTAAGAACTGCTGATGAAATGGAGGAGAGGAGTCCTCAACTTGACGTGTGGGTGAAGCAAGTGAGAGATGTGGCTTACGATATTGAAGATGTTCTTGATGAATACAGGCTTGTAGTTGAACTAACAAATCCTCCTGGGAATGATTTAAATGCTTGTCTTAGTATAATTGTTTCCTCCATGAGGAATTTGAAAGCTCGCCATCATATTGCTTCCGAAATACATCAAATCAAATCCAGATTTGAAAGTATCTCGGAGGGACGCCAGAGATTTCAGGGTGAAACTACAATAGTAGACACCAAGATTACTGCCGAGACTCGTCAAGACCGCCGACAGGATGCCCTTCTGCTAGAAGAAGCTGACCTTGTGGGCATTGAAAAGCCCAAAAAGCAGCTGATCAGCTGGCTTGTCCAGGATGATAGCGGACGCGAAGTGGTTTCGGTGGTCGGCATGGGAGGGTTGGGGAAGACCACCCTGGTAAAGAAAGTATATGATGATGCACAAGTGAAGCTGCAATTCAAATACCGTGCTTGGGTAACCGTTTCTCAATCTTTTAAGATGGAAGATCTCCTAAAAGACATGGTTCGGCAACTCTACAAGGTGAAAAGGAAACCAGTTCCTCAAGGAATGGACAGCATGAGCACTGATCAGCTaagaacaaaaatcaaaaacttTCTGCAGCATAAGAGGTACCTTGTTGTGTTAGATGATGTGTGGCATATGGATGATTGGGATGCAGTCAAACATACATTGCCAAACAACAGCTGCAGTCGAGTCATGCTCACAACACGCAACTCTGAAGTAGCCTCTGTCTCTTGCAAGGAGTTCAATGGTAATGTCTATCCTTTGAACCCTTTGTCTCGTGAAGAATCCTGGACTTTATTTTGCAGGAAAACTTTTTGGGATAACTCTTGCCCTCCAGATTTGAAGAGTACTGCAGAAAGTATCCTCGGAAGATGTGAAGGATTGCCTCTTGCAATTGTGGCAATCAGTGGTGTTTTGGGGACCAAGAACAGGATAGATGAATGGGATCTGATTCAACGAAGCCTTGCTGATGAACTTAAAGAAAATGTTAGACTCAATAGCATGAAAAAGATATTGTTACTCAGTTACCATGATTTACCTTACTGTCTAAAGTCTTGTTTTCTGTATTTTAGCATCTTTCCTGAAAGTCATCTCATTGACAAGATGAGACTGATTCGGTTATGGATAGCAGAAGGGtttgtgaaagaaaaagaaggaatggTGTTAGAAGAAGTTGCAGAGGGCTACCTCTACGAGCTCTTGAACAGAAGTTTAATCCAAGTGGCAGGGACGACCAGTGAAGGGAGGATCAAAACATGTCGCATCCATGATCTTCTCCACGAGATAATCATTTCAAAGTCAAGTGACCAAAATTTTGCAACCATAGCTCGAGGAGGACAAAACATGATGTGGCCTGACAAAGTTCGTCGCCTGTCAATACATAAAGCCACGCAGGATGTACCAGAAACCAAGAGCAACAGTCGGCTTCGCTCTTTGCTCATGTTTCAAAGGGTAGAATCATCACTGTCTAAGTCTTCAAAATCCCTTTTGTTTCCTCCTGATTTTAGGCTACTTAATTTGTTAGATTTGCAAGGTGCACCTCTAGCGATATTCCCAAATGAGATCACCAAGCTGTTCCATCTGAAATATCTAAGCTTGAGGGAAACAAAGATAGAAATCATTCCAAGCTCAATTGGGAATCTTCAGAACCTGGAGACGTTTGATCTTAAACACACAGGGGTGACTACACTGCCTGCTGAGATCTCGCGGCTTCAGAAACTTCGCCACCTATTGGTCTATCGGTATGAGATTGAATCCTATGTACACTTCAATTGCAAATATGGTTTTAAGGCCATGGCACAAACCGGACGTCTCCGATTCTTACAAAAGCTCGGCATCATAGAGGCGGATCATGGCGGTGATGATATGATGAAAGAGCTTGGAAGGCTGGATCAACTGCGGAGGCTTGTTATTGTAAAGCTCAGAAGAGAAAATGGGGCTGCTCTGTGCTCCTCCATTAATTTGCTAACAAACCTTCGCGCTTTGTCGATAACGTCAGCTAAAGAGGACGAGATAATCGATCTTGAAAGCCTGTCTTTCCCTCCTCCATTTCTTCAGCGGATATACTTGACAGGATGCTTAGAGAAGTTACCATACTGGATATCTTCTCTCCATAGTTTGGCAAAGGTGTCTTTGAAGTGGAGTCAATTGAAGGTTGATCCACTTGAATCGCTTCAAGGTCTGCCCAATCTTGTACATCTTGAATTTCTGCAGGTTTATGAGGGAGAGATATTGCAGTTCAAGGCTGAAGGGTTTCAGAGGCTGAAGGTTTTAGGCCTTGACAAGTTGGATGCACTGAAGACGGTTACAGTAGAAATGGGAGCAATGCCTTTCCTTGAAAAGCTAATCCTGCAGCGCTGCAAATCCCTGCACAGGCTGCCATCAGGTATCGAACACCTTAGCAAGCTGAAACTGGTGGAATTTTTTGACATGCCAAATGAGTTAGTCTTGAGCATACATCCAGAAATTGAAGGTGGGGATTATTGGAAGGTTGTACATGTCCCTGAGATCAACTCTACCTACTGGAGAGATGGTGCTTGGGATGTCTACTCCTTAGACAGATCAAGCGAGGGAGAGGGTTCAGCTCCCACCAGGAGCCATGAACTTCCGCCATATTGGAAATAG